In Spiroplasma litorale, a single genomic region encodes these proteins:
- a CDS encoding oligopeptide/dipeptide ABC transporter ATP-binding protein — MDKKERILSVRNMEVKFQVRGRFLTAIRNVDLDVYDQEILAIVGESGSGKSVVTKTFTGMIESNGWISNGSIVYRPRLDDEKSHFKKPVDVVNLQSPLISKEVIKSVIKIGKKNIGNCYKKISKLYDLMPTFSNKKAFEVEKKIIQLEKVFNSENNQNFKEVLKNKIEELKLELKTFEELESIKSNKKTDIINKLNNALTKANSSSENINQNLFTKKNKNTKISNNLENIKSLLNKVNNSSLIKNEINELYEEIIINEININKIKPLSILQKKDVSKIINIIKLYNENPDIGEENKNFLISYFTSNISLNRIQQEFRDICKEIVAGNNIDKDHFDNILFDWDKIKNVSIINKIKAIKEVRNLRGKTIATIFQDPMTSLNPLLSVGFQISEVLRKQQGLSKREAKKEAINLLEQVGIPDANKRYKDIPGKYSGGMRQRVVIAIALACKPKVLICDEPTTALDVTIQAQILELIKELQKLYKFTVIFITHDLGVVAKIADRVAVMYAGQIVEVGTVKDIFNNSAHPYTWALLSSLPQLGKKGEELFSIEGTPPSLFNVIKGDAFAPRNKYALEIDYIKEPPMFKISDTHFAKTWLLDKRSPKIEKPEVLKNLKSRIKEVEKVG; from the coding sequence ATGGATAAAAAAGAAAGAATTTTATCAGTAAGAAATATGGAAGTTAAATTTCAAGTAAGAGGTAGATTTTTAACTGCTATAAGAAATGTTGATTTAGATGTTTATGATCAAGAAATTTTAGCAATCGTTGGTGAATCTGGAAGTGGTAAATCAGTCGTAACAAAAACCTTTACTGGCATGATTGAATCAAATGGATGAATTAGTAATGGTTCAATTGTTTATAGACCTAGGTTGGACGATGAAAAAAGCCATTTTAAAAAACCTGTTGATGTTGTTAATTTACAAAGTCCATTGATTTCAAAAGAAGTTATTAAATCTGTAATTAAAATTGGTAAAAAAAACATTGGAAATTGTTATAAAAAAATATCAAAGTTATATGATTTAATGCCAACATTTTCAAATAAAAAAGCTTTTGAAGTTGAAAAAAAGATTATCCAATTAGAAAAAGTTTTTAATTCTGAAAATAATCAAAATTTTAAAGAAGTTTTAAAAAATAAAATTGAAGAATTAAAATTAGAACTTAAAACATTTGAAGAATTAGAATCAATTAAATCAAATAAAAAAACAGATATTATTAATAAATTAAATAACGCATTAACTAAGGCAAACTCAAGTTCTGAAAATATAAACCAAAATTTATTTACTAAGAAAAATAAAAATACTAAAATATCTAACAATTTAGAAAATATAAAGTCTTTATTAAATAAAGTTAATAATAGTTCGCTGATAAAAAATGAAATTAATGAACTATATGAAGAAATTATTATAAACGAAATAAATATTAATAAAATAAAACCTTTGAGTATTCTACAAAAAAAAGATGTATCAAAAATTATTAATATTATTAAACTTTATAATGAAAATCCTGATATTGGAGAAGAAAACAAAAATTTCTTAATAAGTTATTTTACTTCTAACATTTCATTAAACAGAATTCAACAAGAATTCCGTGATATATGCAAAGAAATAGTTGCTGGTAATAATATTGATAAAGATCATTTTGATAATATTTTATTTGACTGAGATAAAATAAAAAATGTTTCAATTATTAACAAAATTAAAGCAATTAAAGAAGTGAGAAACTTAAGGGGTAAAACAATTGCAACAATTTTTCAAGATCCAATGACATCTTTGAATCCGCTTTTATCTGTGGGATTTCAAATTTCAGAAGTTTTGAGAAAACAACAAGGACTATCAAAAAGAGAAGCTAAAAAAGAAGCGATTAATCTTTTAGAACAAGTTGGTATTCCAGATGCAAATAAACGTTACAAAGACATACCAGGAAAATATTCAGGTGGAATGAGACAACGTGTTGTAATAGCGATTGCTCTTGCATGTAAACCAAAAGTGTTAATTTGTGATGAACCTACAACTGCATTAGATGTAACTATTCAAGCCCAAATTTTAGAACTTATAAAAGAGCTTCAAAAATTATATAAATTTACTGTTATATTTATAACTCATGATCTTGGAGTTGTTGCAAAAATTGCAGACAGAGTAGCCGTAATGTATGCTGGTCAAATAGTTGAAGTTGGTACTGTTAAAGATATTTTTAATAATTCAGCACATCCTTATACTTGAGCTCTATTATCATCTTTACCTCAGTTAGGTAAAAAGGGTGAAGAGTTATTCTCAATTGAAGGAACACCTCCATCGCTTTTTAATGTAATTAAAGGAGATGCTTTTGCTCCAAGAAATAAATATGCTTTAGAAATTGACTATATTAAAGAACCACCTATGTTTAAAATAAGTGATACACACTTTGCAAAAACATGATTATTAGATAAAAGATCTCCGAAAATTGAAAAACCCGAAGTATTAAAAAATCTAAAAAGTAGAATTAAAGAAGTAGAAAAGGTAGGCTAA